The Mannheimia pernigra sequence ACAAAAGGTAAAAATTGGCGTTGTAGTAATAACTTCCAACCATAAATAAAGTAGTGAAAACCAAGCCCTGCTTGGTTTTGTGGCTTTAAAAAAACAGAAGACATAATGATTCCTTATTTTTTGTCAAAAATTCTTAGAAATATGGTAAGCTACGCACACTATTTTCGCAAATATGAAAATGTATTTTTATTGATTATTTTAATAAGAGGACACAATGGAACTGCATATTATTTTCTTCATTCTAGCTGGATTATTGATTACTGTCTTAATCGGCTTTAGCATTTGGTCTGCCCGCCGTGAAAAATCGAACGTTTTCTCAAACTCGTTCTCAAATAGAGCAGTGATTGTACCTCCATCAAATAACGAGTTAAGCACCCCTATTCCTACTTCATTAAAACCACAAAATGAGGAATATCAAGGAATGTCTATGCCAGAAGAAAACTCACAGCAGATTCAACAAGAAGTGGAAAGCTCATTGCAAAATATCAAAATCAGTTTACCAGGTGAGGCTCAAGTTCAAACCACAGCACCTACTAGCAGTACTTATGGTCAACGAATTTCTAACCAACAACATATTCAAAATACGCCAGATTTTGCTAACACCGCAATGAATATTTCAGTGCCCGAAGAAGATCACGTTTCAACGGTAGAAGCAGAAGCCACACAAATAGCAGCAGAAGAAAATCCATTTATAACACTTTATATTTACGCACCACAACAAGCTCCCTTCCGTGGCGATTATGTGGTTCGCTATTTAGAAGAAATTGGATTGCGTTTTGGCGAACATCAAATTTTCCACCGTCATCAACACATTGATGATTCGCTCAGCCCGATTATTTTCAGTGTCGCAAATTTAATCAATCCAGGGACATTTGATTTACACAATATTGTTAATTTCTCTACCGCAGGCTTGGTACTCTTTATGCAATTACCAACCGAAGGCAACGATGTTGCAAATATGAAATTATTAATTAGTAATGCCGAACATTTAGCAGCATCACTGGGCGGATATTTATATGATGACGCCCAAGAACCATTTAGCGAAGAATCTCGCCAACGTTATATGCAACGCGTAATGCACTAATTGCAAAAATAATTGTTTTTTCGACCGCTTGTAACAAGCGGTCTTTTTTGTAGAGAGTTTTACCTATGTCATTATCTAGTCAAGACAATTTAGTTTTTGAAGAAAACACCACACCCCAGTTAATTGAACAAATTGAACAACTTCGCCAAACGTTACGCCAATACGAATACGAATATCACGTTTTAGATAATCCAAGCGTACCAGATGCCGAATATGACCGCTTGATGAATGAGCTCAAAAATATTGAATGGCAGCACCCAGAACTCATTACCTTAGATTCGCCTACTCAACGAGTAGGCGCAAAACCATTGGCAGGTTTTGCTCAAGTTATACATAAAATCCCTATGCTTTCATTGGATAACGCATTTGGCGATGACGATTTAGATGGTTTTTTACGCCGAATAGAAAGTTATATTCACGTTAGTTCTAGCCAGCTAACATTTTGTTGTGAACCAAAATTAGATGGTTTAGCCGTAAGTATCTTGTATGAAAACGGCTTACTCACCCGTGCTGCAACGCGAGGCGATGGTACAACAGGAGAAGACATTACCGCAAATATCCGCACCATTCGTAATATTCCATTAAAACTTAACACGCTCAATCCACCAGCCCGTTTAGAAGTACGTGGCGAGGTATTTATGCCGCAAGTAGGTTTTAATGAATTAAATGAAAAAGCACTGGCTAAAGGTGAGAAAGCGTTTGCGAATCCTCGTAATGCTGCAGCAGGTTCGCTACGCCAACTCGATCCGAAAATTACTCGTCAGCGTCCACTTATATTCAATGCCTATGGTATTGGCGTTTACGAGAGTGATGACGAATTACCAAATACTCAATTTGAGCGTTTGCAATGGTTAAAATCGTTAGGTATTCCTGTTAATGATGAGATTTGTTTAGCTCAAGGCAGAACCGCACTTTTGACTTATTACACCGATATTCAAACTAAGCGACCAACGTTAGGTTACGATATTGATGGCACAGTATTGAAAGTCAATGACATCGCCTTACAAGAACAACTGGGTTTCATCTCTCGCTCTCCCCGCTGGGCAATTGCGTACAAATTCCCTGCTCAAGAGCAGATGACGATTTTAAAAGATGTAGAATTTCAAGTTGGGCGAACAGGGGCGATAACGCCTGTGGCAAAATTAGAACCTGTTTTTATTGCAGGGGTCACAGTAAGCAATGCAACATTACATAATGGCGATGAAATTGAGCGTTTAGGCATTGTGATTGGCGATACGGTGATTATTCGCCGTGCAGGCGATGTTATTCCGCAAATTACAGGTGTGATTGCTGAACGCCGCCCTGAAAATGCAAAAAAAATTGAATTTCCGACCGCTTGTCCTATCTGTCACTCTGCGGTTGTTCGGGTAGAAGGCGAGGCGGTGGCACGTTGTACTGGTGGTTTATTCTGCAAAGCACAACGCAAAGAAGCACTCAAACATTTTGTCTCTCGCAAAGCGATGGATATTGACGGCGTAGGCGAAAAACTGATTGGACAATTAATGGCTCGTGAGTTAATTAAAACACCCGCTGATCTGTTCAAGCTCGATCACACCACCTTAATGCGACTAGAACGAATGGGCGAAAAATCTGCTCAAAATGCCCTAAATAGTCTTGAAAAAGCGAAAAATACAACGCTTCCTCGCTTTTTATTTTCATTGGGTATTCGAGAAGTTGGAGAGGCAACCGCCCTCAACTTAGCCAATCACTTTGGCAGTCTAGAGGCAATCCGCCAAGCGACTTTTGAACAACTAAAAGAGGTTCAAGATGTCGGTGAGGTGGTGGCAAACCGCCTTGTCAGCTTCTGGCAAGAACCGCATAATGTCGAGGCAGTGGAAGATTTAATTGCCCAAGGTGTGCATTGGCAAGACATTGTGAAAACCGAGATTGTCGATAATCCATTAAAAGACAAAAACGTGGTTTTAACTGGCACACTTACTCAACTTACTCGTGATGAAGCCAAAGCCTTATTACAAAGTTTAGGTTGTAAAGTTTCTAGTTCAGTTTCAAGTAAAACCGAATACCTCATTGCAGGCGAAAAGGCAGGCTCTAAACTGACTAAAGCACAGGAACTAGGCATTCAAATATTAACCGAGCAAGATTTCATTACGCTAACAACCCATTATTCGTAAAGCAATGTGAAAACAAGTAATACAAGCGGTAATTTTTTTAATAAATTTTGTAAAAAGGAAGACAAAATGGCCATTTTAGTAACAGGCGGGGCAGGGTATATTGGCTCTCATACCGTTGTCGAACTCTTAAATGAAAATAGAGAAATTGTTGTCTTAGATAATCTCTCTAACTCATCTGAAATTTCACTTGAACGTATAAAAGAAATAACAGGCAAAAGCGTAACGTTCTATCAAGGCGATGTTTTAGATCGTGAAATATTGCGTAAAATCTTTGCTGAAAATAAGATTGAATCAGTTATCCACTTTGCTGGCTTAAAAGCAGTTGGTGAAAGCGTAAGAGAGCCGCTGCGTTACTATCAAAATAACGTAACAGGCTCAATTGTTTTAGTGGAAGAAATGCTCAGAGCAAACGTGAATACCATTGTATTCAGCTCATCGGCAACTGTTTATGGTGATCCGCAAATTATTCCCATTGTCGAGTCTTGTGCTGTAGGAGGTACAACCAATCCCTACGGCACATCAAAATATATGGCAGAACGCATTCTTGAGGATGCTGTAAAAGCCTTCCCGCAATTAAGTGTGGTAGTATTACGCTACTTTAACCCTGTTGGTGCACACGAAAGTGGCTTAATTGGTGAAGATCCAAACGGCATTCCAAATAATTTAATGCCATTTATTAGCCAAGTAGCGGTAGGTAAATTACCGCAACTTTCCGTTTTTGGTGGCGATTACTCTACTCACGATGGAACAGGCGTGCGTGATTATATTCACGTTGTTGATTTAGCTATCGGACACTTAAAAGCATTAGACAAACACCAAGGGGATGCAGGCTTCCACGTTTACAATCTAGGTACAGGCACGGGTTATTCTGTGTTAGATATGGTGAAAGCCTTTGAAAAAGCGAACGGCATTGAAATTCCATATAAAATTGTTAATCGCCGCCCAGGTGATATTGCCGTTTGCTACTCAGCTCCTCAAAAAGCCCTCGACCAACTCGACTGGAAAACCGAGCGTGGCTTAGCGCAAATGATGAAAGACACTTGGAACTGGCAAAAAAATAATCCGAATGGTTATAAAGGATAAAGAAATGAAGGGCTATCGTAAAATAGCCCTTTGTTGTTGCTTATTCAGGCCTTATCCCTAAGGTATGGCAAATTGCATAAGTCAACTCGCTACGATTTAAAGTATAGAAGTGGAAATCATTAACTCCCTCGCGTGAAAGCACTTTCACCATATCCATCGCGATGCTTGCTGCTACTAGATTTCGAGTAGTTTGGTCATTATCTAACCCCTCATATATTTTACCCATCCAGACTGGAATTTTTACATTGGTGACTGTAGCCATTTTTTTTAATTGTTTGAAGTTTGTAACAGGCAGAATGCCTGGCACAATCTCACAATCAATCCCAATGGAAACACAACGATCACGAAAACGTAAATAACTCTCTACATCAAAAAAGAATTGAGTAATAACGTGATTTGCACCTGCATCAATTTTACGTTTTAAGTTAATTAAATCTGCCTGAGCCGATTTTGCCTCAGGGTGAACCTCAGGATAAGCCGCAACCGAAATATCGAAATCAGCCACAGATTTTAATAATGCCACTAAATCTGACGCATAAAATAATGCTTTGTCATAACCTTGAGACACATCACCACGTAATGCCACAATACGACGGATGCCACTATGCCAATAATCTTTCGCAATCACTTTTAATTCTTCAGGAGTGGCATCAATCCCCGTTAAATGTGGTGCAGAAATAATGCCTGTTTTTTCTTGAATAGACTTCACAATACTGTGGGTACGATCACGCTCACCAGAATTTGCTCCATAAGTGACAGATACAAATTTTGGCTTTAAAGGGCTTAAACAGCCAATTGAATCCCAAAGCAAAGTTTCCATTTTTTCATTTTTAGGCGGAAAGAATTCAAAAGAAACATTAATTTTACGACCAATATCCGCAATATGTTGATTAAGTGCATCAATTTGAGTTGCATAATTCATAAGCCAGACTCCTTTATTGTGTGTGCTTCTGCCTAAAAAGTAGTTCGATTCTAACAAACCCAATCGAAAAAACAATGATAGGTTTGCCTTTTCCATCACAAGATTTTTCACATTAAATATTAAAAAGTTTCATATCAAAAAATACACCTTAAATTCAGATATCAATAAAACTGTCAAACCTTTTAAGTTGTGGTATATTCGCTGCCAACATTTTGCAAAAATTAGGAAAAATATGACCGCTTACACACCTGAAAATGCTGTGCCTAAACCATCTATTTGGCAGCAAATTTTCACTAAGAATATGCTAATTTGTATTTATACGGGTTTTTGCTCTGGCTTACCGTTATTTGTATTAATTCAGCTAATGCCAGCATGGCTAACTAGTGCGAATTTAGATATTAAAACCATTGCGGCATTTACTCTAACTTCCCTTCCCTACACTTGGAAATTTTTATGGGCTGCATTATTAGATCGCTATTTCCCTCCATTTTTAGGTAGGCGTAAAAGCTGGATTTTTATTTCACAAGTTGGGATTTTAGCCATTTTAGCGAGCTTTGGATTATTTGACCCTGTCAACGATATTTCTATTATTGTTGTGCTCTCTCTCTTACTGGCATTTCTTTCTGCTACACAAGATATTGTCATTGATGCCTTCCGTCGTGAAATTTTATCCGATAACGAGCTTGGTTTAGGTAACTCCATTCACGTCAATGCTTATCGGATCGCAGGCCTAATCCCAGGTGGATTGTCGCTATTTTTAGCCGATCATTACGCTTGGGATACGGTTTTCCTGATTACTGCCGCCTTTCTAGTGCCTTGTTTATTCATTACACTGATAGCCGCTGAGCCTAATCATAAACCTATCGACCGCTCTAAGCCGTTTTATATGGCGTTTGTCGATCCGTTTAAGGAATTTTTCACTCGTAAGGGCGTTGCAGGAGCAATCGGGTTAATTCTGTTCATCTTTCTCTATAAATTAGGCGATTCTCTTGCGACCACATTGCAAACCAAATTTATTTTAGATATGGGGTTTACCAAATCACATATTGCAGGTGTTGTGAAAATGACGTCTCTTTGGTGTAGTATTGGTGGCGGTATTATCGGTGGGATTGCAATGCTGAAACTTGGCGTAAACCGTGCATTGTGGCTTTTTGGTTTAGTTCAATTAGTCACTATTTTAGGTTTTGCCTATCTTGCGAGCTTTGAACATTTCCCAACCGAAACCATTGGTGCGGCTGAGCTTTGGAAATTAGGCTTGGTGATGGCTGGAGAATATCTAGGTGTTGGATTAGGCACAGCTGCTTTCGTTGCTTTTATGGCACGTGAAACCAATCCCATTTATACCGCAATGCAGCTAGCCATTTTTACCAGCCTTGCGGCTTTACCGAGCAAAATGTTAGGGGCATACACAGGGCATTTGGTAGAAATGATGGGCTATTATCCATTCTTCTGGCTTTGCTTCTTTCTTGGCATTCCAGGAATGTTGATGCTGTTTAAAGTGGCACCTTGGCATAAAGTGCAATAACAGCAAAATAATCGCAAAATATAACCGCTTGCAAGTGGCTACAAGCGGTAAAAAAGCCAAAAAAATTTGCAATTTTAGGCAGTAATCGGTAAGGTTACTGCCTAAGTTATTTATTATTTTTTAGTTATTGAGGTTTATAAATGAAAATTATTTTATTAGGTGCACCAGGTGCAGGTAAAGGGACACAAGCTCAGTTTATTATGAACAACTTTGGTATTCCACAAATCTCAACAGGCGATATGTTCCGTGCGGCTATTAAAGAAGGCACTGAATTAGGCAAACAAGCAAAAGCGTTAATGGACGAAGGTAAATTAGTGCCTGATGAATTAACCGTGGCGTTAGTAAAAGATCGCATCGCACAACCAGATTGTGCAAAAGGTTTCTTATTAGATGGGTTTCCTCGTACTATTCCACAAGCTGACGCTTTAAAAGAGTCTGGCGTAAAGATTGATTTGGTACTTGAGTTTGACGTAGCTGATGAAGTCATTGTTGAGCGTATGAGCGGCCGCCGAGTGCACCAACCGTCTGGTCGTACTTATCACGTTGTGTATAATCCACCAAAAGTGGAAGGAAAAGATGATGTAACTGGCGAAGATTTAATTATCCGCCCAGACGATAAAGCTGAGACAGTATTAGAGCGTTTAGCGGTTTATCATAAACAAACAAAGCCATTAATTGCATACTATACCGCAGAAGCAGAAGCAGGCAACACACGCTATGAGCGTTTAGATGGCACAAAACCCGTTGAAGAAGTCAGTGCTACATTAGAGCAAATTTTAGCTTAATTTACTTATAAACTATTTACAAGCGGTCAAAATTTTGCATTTTTTTGCAGATTTTTGACCGCTTGTTGATTAAATATTATGCCTTTTTAACATAAAGAAATCATCATAAATAGGCAAAATCAAAACCTCAGGGTTTTCAATCTTAATGATTTTAGATTTTTCTTCTGTTTTGCTCTCAGCATTATTTTCTTCTTTGTTATTAGCAAGATTTTCC is a genomic window containing:
- the zipA gene encoding cell division protein ZipA — protein: MELHIIFFILAGLLITVLIGFSIWSARREKSNVFSNSFSNRAVIVPPSNNELSTPIPTSLKPQNEEYQGMSMPEENSQQIQQEVESSLQNIKISLPGEAQVQTTAPTSSTYGQRISNQQHIQNTPDFANTAMNISVPEEDHVSTVEAEATQIAAEENPFITLYIYAPQQAPFRGDYVVRYLEEIGLRFGEHQIFHRHQHIDDSLSPIIFSVANLINPGTFDLHNIVNFSTAGLVLFMQLPTEGNDVANMKLLISNAEHLAASLGGYLYDDAQEPFSEESRQRYMQRVMH
- the ligA gene encoding NAD-dependent DNA ligase LigA; the protein is MSLSSQDNLVFEENTTPQLIEQIEQLRQTLRQYEYEYHVLDNPSVPDAEYDRLMNELKNIEWQHPELITLDSPTQRVGAKPLAGFAQVIHKIPMLSLDNAFGDDDLDGFLRRIESYIHVSSSQLTFCCEPKLDGLAVSILYENGLLTRAATRGDGTTGEDITANIRTIRNIPLKLNTLNPPARLEVRGEVFMPQVGFNELNEKALAKGEKAFANPRNAAAGSLRQLDPKITRQRPLIFNAYGIGVYESDDELPNTQFERLQWLKSLGIPVNDEICLAQGRTALLTYYTDIQTKRPTLGYDIDGTVLKVNDIALQEQLGFISRSPRWAIAYKFPAQEQMTILKDVEFQVGRTGAITPVAKLEPVFIAGVTVSNATLHNGDEIERLGIVIGDTVIIRRAGDVIPQITGVIAERRPENAKKIEFPTACPICHSAVVRVEGEAVARCTGGLFCKAQRKEALKHFVSRKAMDIDGVGEKLIGQLMARELIKTPADLFKLDHTTLMRLERMGEKSAQNALNSLEKAKNTTLPRFLFSLGIREVGEATALNLANHFGSLEAIRQATFEQLKEVQDVGEVVANRLVSFWQEPHNVEAVEDLIAQGVHWQDIVKTEIVDNPLKDKNVVLTGTLTQLTRDEAKALLQSLGCKVSSSVSSKTEYLIAGEKAGSKLTKAQELGIQILTEQDFITLTTHYS
- the galE gene encoding UDP-glucose 4-epimerase GalE, translating into MAILVTGGAGYIGSHTVVELLNENREIVVLDNLSNSSEISLERIKEITGKSVTFYQGDVLDREILRKIFAENKIESVIHFAGLKAVGESVREPLRYYQNNVTGSIVLVEEMLRANVNTIVFSSSATVYGDPQIIPIVESCAVGGTTNPYGTSKYMAERILEDAVKAFPQLSVVVLRYFNPVGAHESGLIGEDPNGIPNNLMPFISQVAVGKLPQLSVFGGDYSTHDGTGVRDYIHVVDLAIGHLKALDKHQGDAGFHVYNLGTGTGYSVLDMVKAFEKANGIEIPYKIVNRRPGDIAVCYSAPQKALDQLDWKTERGLAQMMKDTWNWQKNNPNGYKG
- the metF gene encoding methylenetetrahydrofolate reductase — protein: MNYATQIDALNQHIADIGRKINVSFEFFPPKNEKMETLLWDSIGCLSPLKPKFVSVTYGANSGERDRTHSIVKSIQEKTGIISAPHLTGIDATPEELKVIAKDYWHSGIRRIVALRGDVSQGYDKALFYASDLVALLKSVADFDISVAAYPEVHPEAKSAQADLINLKRKIDAGANHVITQFFFDVESYLRFRDRCVSIGIDCEIVPGILPVTNFKQLKKMATVTNVKIPVWMGKIYEGLDNDQTTRNLVAASIAMDMVKVLSREGVNDFHFYTLNRSELTYAICHTLGIRPE
- a CDS encoding AmpG family muropeptide MFS transporter yields the protein MTAYTPENAVPKPSIWQQIFTKNMLICIYTGFCSGLPLFVLIQLMPAWLTSANLDIKTIAAFTLTSLPYTWKFLWAALLDRYFPPFLGRRKSWIFISQVGILAILASFGLFDPVNDISIIVVLSLLLAFLSATQDIVIDAFRREILSDNELGLGNSIHVNAYRIAGLIPGGLSLFLADHYAWDTVFLITAAFLVPCLFITLIAAEPNHKPIDRSKPFYMAFVDPFKEFFTRKGVAGAIGLILFIFLYKLGDSLATTLQTKFILDMGFTKSHIAGVVKMTSLWCSIGGGIIGGIAMLKLGVNRALWLFGLVQLVTILGFAYLASFEHFPTETIGAAELWKLGLVMAGEYLGVGLGTAAFVAFMARETNPIYTAMQLAIFTSLAALPSKMLGAYTGHLVEMMGYYPFFWLCFFLGIPGMLMLFKVAPWHKVQ
- the adk gene encoding adenylate kinase encodes the protein MKIILLGAPGAGKGTQAQFIMNNFGIPQISTGDMFRAAIKEGTELGKQAKALMDEGKLVPDELTVALVKDRIAQPDCAKGFLLDGFPRTIPQADALKESGVKIDLVLEFDVADEVIVERMSGRRVHQPSGRTYHVVYNPPKVEGKDDVTGEDLIIRPDDKAETVLERLAVYHKQTKPLIAYYTAEAEAGNTRYERLDGTKPVEEVSATLEQILA